From a single Erpetoichthys calabaricus chromosome 1, fErpCal1.3, whole genome shotgun sequence genomic region:
- the LOC114655390 gene encoding uncharacterized protein LOC114655390, which produces MAVTRYNRGSKELVFLYEHKSIEELREEELNEHMWRRYLRRRPLLPKVKLTISKLQHVTTKTGVKGIIRNGFKGEYYAIGNCNYGPFSYWSGIVDPEEVETEISDWIEENTELDPSDMNANSPAFSEESLYGNYKFSLDFEDVLNAYEYRFCGGEDAVFRVFGTSCFKQQIVYTVVVHSPYEDQFCDFPLLPNDPDNSICGLEDDTIFWWPESVSSFNEYNEDENIDWRKYFVWDHLVFAFHVEHYLQFAKAFLLKHLTPCHLYEVNICMEKETRRTAKKCIKWLKYCNR; this is translated from the coding sequence ATGGCAGTTACTCGATATAATCGTGGAAGCAAAGAACTGGTGTTCCTTTATGAACATAAAAGTATAGAAGAATTAAGGGAGGAGGAATTAAATGAACACATGTGGAGACGGTATCTCAGAAGAAGACCTCTACTACCGAAAGTGAAATTAACCATCTCTAAACTTCAGCATGTCACAACCAAAACGGGAGTGAAAGGAATCATTAGAAATGGATTTAAAGGTGAATACTATGCTATTGGTAATTGTAATTATGGTCCTTTTTCCTATTGGAGTGGTATTGTTGATCCTGAAGAAGTAGAAACAGAAATAAGCGACTGGATTGAAGAAAATACAGAACTAGACCCATCGGACATGAATGCTAATTCTCCTGCGTTTTCAGAAGAGTCTCTCTATGGAAATTACAAGTTCTCCTTGGACTTTGAAGATGTGCTAAATGCCTACGAGTATAGGTTTTGTGGTGGTGAGGATGCTGTTTTCCGGGTGTTTGGAACGTCCTGCTTTAAACAGCAAATTGTGTATACGGTGGTTGTTCACAGTCCCTATGAGGATCAGTTTTGTGACTTTCCGCTTCTCCCGAATGATCCAGATAATAGCATTTGTGGCCTAGAGGACGATACCATTTTCTGGTGGCCAGAATCTGTTAGCAGCTTCAATGAATATAACGAGGATGAAAACATTGATTGgagaaaatattttgtatggGATCATTTGGTGTTTGCTTTCCATGTTGAGCATTACCTCCAATTTGCAAAAGCTTTCCTCTTAAAGCACCTTACACCATGCCATCTCTATGAAGTAAATATAtgcatggaaaaagaaacaagacgTACCGCCAAAAAGTGCATCAAGTGGCTAAAATACTGCAATAGATAG
- the LOC114646013 gene encoding uncharacterized protein LOC114646013 — translation MDTTVPRVLKSYLCETQMKMNTSLSPTTYNNRCEEELDIDAGVPDNVHRKEEGEIDENNSSTLENHGCKELFFPKEFKTIEELKDLDLKCHMWVKYLLKKKNPLLPKVKLTISKLIHATSKKGVTGILQNGGFKGELFNENLKCGPFSFWTGAADSQETTNQIRSWLQKNTKNLSMLSPEYFKTSPAFSESSLYGNYKFTLDFADVLEAYKTQCCEGKDPVFRVFGTSCFKAEIMYTVIVHSPEEFQFNEFPCLPNSKNADVKICTQDNNSIFWYPESMSRVNKYNLYGYTDFLEYYVWDHLVFALHITDYLKFPKEYLLKQLSACELQTVNVCRDPENIDIVQRYIDELKSEQPQNDKDVGVTHEIA, via the coding sequence ATGGATACAACTGTGCCACGTGTTCTGAAAAGCTATTTATGCGAAACCCAAATGAAGATGAATACAAGCCTGTCACCCACCACATATAACAACAGATGTGAAGAAGAACTGGATATTGATGCAGGTGTGCCTGACAATGTACATAGAAAAGAAGAAGGGGAAATAGATGAAAATAATTCATCTACTCTAGAAAATCATGGATGCAAAGAGCTGTTCTTTCCTAAAGAGTTTAAGACAATTGAGGAATTGAAAGATCTTGATTTGAAATGTCACATGTGGgtaaaatatcttttaaaaaaaaaaaaccctctactACCAAAAGTGAAATTAACCATTTCCAAACTTATTCATGCCACATCCAAAAAGGGAGTGACTGGTATTCTTCAAAATGGGGGATTTAAAGGAGAACTGTTTAATGAAAATCTGAAATGTGGTCCTTTTTCTTTTTGGACTGGAGCTGCAGATTCTCAGGAGACAACAAATCAAATACGCAGCTGGCTTCAAAAGAATACAAAGAATCTATCAATGCTGTCAcctgaatattttaaaacttcTCCAGCTTTTTCAGAATCCTCTCTTTATGGCAATTACAAATTCACACTGGATTTTGCAGATGTCCTGGAGGCCTACAAAACACAGTGCTGTGAGGGGAAAGATCCAGTTTTTCGAGTATTTGGAACATCATGCTTTAAGGCAGAAATTATGTACACTGTGATTGTTCACAGTCCTGAAGAATTTCAGTTTAATGAATTCCCATGTCTTCCAAATAGTAAAAATGCTGATGTTAAGATCTGCACTCAGGATAACAATAGTATTTTCTGGTACCCAGAATCAATGAGCAGAGTTAATAAATACAACCTGTATGGATATACTGATTTCTTAGAATATTATGTATGGGATCACCTGGTGTTTGCACTTCATATTACAGATTATCTTAAATTTCCAAAAGAATACCTTTTAAAACAACTTTCAGCATGTGAGCTGCAAACAGTTAATGTATGCAGAGATCCAGAAAATATAGACATAGTTCAAAGGTACATAGATGAGCTGAAAAGTGAACAACCACAAAATGATAAAGATGTTGGGGTAACCCATGAAATAGCATGA